A part of Tardiphaga sp. vice304 genomic DNA contains:
- a CDS encoding alkaline phosphatase family protein — MSHPIVVTMICDGHRPDFVSEATTPQMARLRQAGTWFADHRGIFPSATRASSASIATGCWPVSHGLRGNSVALPSAGGHHVHDAGMPEFFDTYRQHFGRLLMRPSLSARVSGLHGALLCSNVSPGAAWFHDADGHAELYHRELSYRPGREPLPAIDAPAGAKGDAVLTEQFITTLLERPPSVATLWLSEPDKTMHAFPLGSPQHLAALRVVDGHVGAVAEAVERLRDRGHEVLLMVGSDHGHESVTETVPVERRLFEAGFKAELESPDVVVACQGTSAFIHFGGDALARRDEVADWLGQQSWAGRIMRGEDLAALGQIPASDVLALDMAKSPGSNRNGVPGLTAMAVRFSETEDAVRRDCGMHGGLGRYETNPTLIAVGNGFAAGSVVTMQSRIIDLAPTALRHLGLPQDGLDGVALVASPG; from the coding sequence ATGTCACACCCGATCGTGGTCACGATGATCTGCGATGGTCACCGGCCGGATTTCGTCTCCGAGGCGACGACGCCGCAGATGGCCAGGTTGCGCCAGGCAGGCACCTGGTTCGCAGACCACCGCGGGATTTTCCCCTCGGCGACGCGGGCGTCGTCAGCGTCGATCGCTACCGGCTGCTGGCCGGTCTCGCACGGACTCCGCGGCAATTCGGTCGCATTGCCGAGCGCCGGCGGTCATCACGTGCACGACGCCGGCATGCCGGAATTTTTCGACACCTATCGCCAGCATTTCGGCCGGCTGCTGATGCGGCCGTCGCTGTCGGCACGGGTGAGCGGCCTGCACGGCGCGCTGCTGTGTTCCAACGTCTCGCCGGGCGCGGCCTGGTTTCACGATGCCGACGGCCATGCTGAATTGTATCACCGCGAGCTGAGCTACCGGCCGGGCAGGGAGCCGTTGCCGGCGATCGACGCGCCGGCGGGCGCCAAAGGGGACGCCGTGCTCACCGAACAATTTATCACGACGCTGCTGGAGCGGCCGCCTTCGGTGGCGACGTTGTGGCTGTCCGAACCCGACAAGACCATGCACGCCTTTCCGCTCGGCTCGCCGCAGCATCTGGCGGCTTTGCGCGTGGTGGATGGCCATGTCGGCGCGGTGGCTGAAGCCGTCGAACGGCTACGCGATCGCGGCCACGAGGTGCTGCTGATGGTCGGCTCCGACCATGGCCATGAATCGGTCACCGAGACCGTGCCGGTCGAACGGCGGTTGTTCGAAGCGGGCTTCAAGGCCGAGTTGGAGAGCCCGGACGTGGTCGTAGCCTGCCAGGGAACGTCGGCCTTCATCCATTTCGGCGGCGACGCGCTGGCGCGGCGCGACGAAGTGGCCGACTGGCTCGGCCAGCAATCCTGGGCCGGGCGGATCATGCGCGGCGAAGACCTCGCCGCCCTTGGGCAGATTCCAGCCTCCGACGTTCTCGCCCTCGACATGGCGAAGTCGCCGGGCAGCAATCGCAACGGCGTGCCCGGGCTGACCGCGATGGCGGTACGCTTCTCCGAAACCGAGGATGCGGTGCGCCGCGATTGCGGCATGCATGGCGGGCTCGGCCGCTACGAGACAAATCCCACGCTGATCGCCGTCGGCAACGGCTTTGCTGCGGGCAGCGTGGTGACGATGCAAAGCCGCATCATCGACCTCGCCCCCACCGCCTTGCGGCACCTCGGCCTGCCGCAAGACGGTCTCGACGGCGTGGCGCTTGTTGCTTCC
- a CDS encoding ABC transporter permease has product MADLSLPEERTAKPGMAWPKIPAAVVIAIVWLVAMLAVGLLADTLAPYGMTKMDLRNRLAPPGHTLHWLGTDELGRDVLSRLMYSIRISLLIAFGATAISAVVGTLLGFLAAHFRGFVEQAVLMLADFQASMPFLILALAVLAFFGTSLPLLIGLMGCYGWERYARIARGLAISANKQGYAAAVRQLGATPSRIYLRHILPNIVSTLIVSMTLVFPEVILLESGLSFLGLGVQPPMTSLGNMVGYGRDYVGSAPWIMLAPAVTITLTTLAVSLIGDWLRDRLDPTLDD; this is encoded by the coding sequence ATGGCGGATCTGTCGCTCCCCGAGGAACGCACGGCGAAGCCGGGGATGGCGTGGCCGAAAATTCCGGCTGCAGTGGTGATCGCCATTGTCTGGCTGGTCGCCATGCTGGCGGTGGGGCTGCTGGCCGATACGCTGGCGCCCTATGGCATGACCAAGATGGACCTACGCAATCGTCTGGCGCCGCCCGGCCATACGCTGCACTGGCTGGGCACCGATGAGCTCGGCCGCGATGTGCTGTCGCGCCTGATGTATTCGATCCGCATCTCCCTGTTGATCGCCTTCGGGGCGACCGCGATCTCCGCCGTGGTCGGCACGCTGCTGGGATTCCTCGCCGCGCATTTTCGCGGGTTCGTGGAGCAGGCGGTGCTGATGCTGGCCGACTTTCAGGCCAGCATGCCGTTTCTGATTCTCGCGCTGGCCGTGCTTGCTTTCTTCGGTACCTCGTTGCCGCTGCTGATCGGGCTGATGGGTTGCTACGGCTGGGAGCGCTATGCGCGTATCGCCCGCGGCCTGGCGATCTCCGCCAACAAGCAGGGCTATGCCGCCGCGGTCCGGCAGCTCGGCGCGACGCCGTCGCGGATCTATCTGCGCCATATTCTGCCCAACATCGTCTCCACGCTGATCGTGTCGATGACCCTGGTGTTTCCCGAAGTCATCCTGCTGGAATCCGGCCTGTCGTTCCTCGGCCTCGGCGTGCAGCCGCCGATGACCAGCCTCGGCAACATGGTCGGCTATGGTCGCGACTATGTCGGCAGCGCGCCGTGGATCATGCTGGCGCCAGCGGTGACCATCACGCTGACCACGCTGGCGGTGTCGCTTATCGGCGACTGGCTGCGCGACCGCCTCGATCCCACGCTCGACGACTAG
- a CDS encoding ABC transporter permease: protein MARYFAIRLLRALITIVLVVTFVFVVLRMSGDPALIILGPEAPPEVIAAFRKAWGLDDPIWVQYIHYFGAIAQGELGRSMRDGRSAIELVLERIPATLALTIPALLIKLAIGIPAGISAALHRGSWIDRVVMVSAVIGFTVPSFVLGLVLVLIFAVQLGWLPSGGQESWRHAILPIATLGIGGAAVLARFTRSAMLEVLGHSYIRTASAKGLSWRTVVLSHALPNAAIPTVTIVGFMVGSLIAGAVVVESVFSWPGVGRLLVVAVANRDLAVVQCILLLVAATMVTSNMIVDFLYGFLDPRLRSPQAAGAH from the coding sequence ATGGCCCGCTATTTCGCGATCCGGCTGTTGCGGGCGCTGATCACCATCGTGCTGGTCGTCACCTTCGTGTTCGTGGTGTTGCGGATGTCCGGCGACCCGGCGCTGATCATTCTCGGTCCGGAGGCGCCGCCCGAAGTGATCGCAGCGTTCCGCAAGGCGTGGGGATTGGACGATCCGATCTGGGTTCAATACATCCATTATTTCGGCGCCATCGCCCAGGGCGAGTTGGGGCGCTCGATGCGCGACGGCCGTTCGGCGATCGAACTGGTGCTGGAGCGCATTCCCGCCACGCTGGCGCTGACGATCCCGGCATTGCTTATCAAGCTCGCGATCGGCATTCCCGCCGGAATTTCCGCCGCGCTGCATCGCGGCAGCTGGATCGATCGCGTGGTGATGGTCAGCGCCGTCATCGGCTTCACCGTTCCGAGCTTCGTGCTCGGCCTGGTGCTGGTGCTGATCTTTGCCGTGCAGCTCGGCTGGCTGCCGTCGGGCGGACAGGAAAGCTGGCGGCACGCGATCCTGCCGATCGCCACGCTCGGAATTGGCGGCGCGGCGGTGTTGGCGCGCTTCACCCGCAGCGCCATGCTCGAAGTGCTGGGTCATTCCTACATCCGCACCGCTTCGGCCAAGGGCCTGTCGTGGCGCACAGTGGTGCTGTCGCATGCTTTGCCCAACGCGGCGATTCCGACGGTTACCATCGTCGGCTTCATGGTCGGCAGCCTGATCGCAGGCGCCGTGGTGGTCGAGAGTGTGTTTTCATGGCCCGGGGTAGGGCGACTGCTCGTCGTAGCGGTCGCCAACCGCGATCTCGCCGTCGTGCAATGCATCCTGCTGCTGGTCGCCGCCACCATGGTGACGTCCAACATGATCGTCGATTTCCTCTACGGCTTCCTCGACCCGCGGCTGCGCAGCCCTCAAGCAGCCGGAGCGCATTGA